The Methanocaldococcus sp. DNA window CATAATGCTATTATAATATCCTCAATCCCTAAGTTCATTCTTGATATTATTTGTGGGTTTTTTATAGATATTGGAAGAATATGCCCCAAAAAAACTGATAATATTATTACTAATCCAATGCCTAAAATTAAATCTTTTAAAGATTTTTTTGCTAAATCTCTATCGGCAATTGCCATAGAAAAAGACAATGCCATATTTGGGCTTAAAAGAGGAGCGATAATCATAGATGCTATAATAATTGCTACATCATTTTTCCATATCCCTATTACAGCAACAATTGTTGATAATATTACCATCAAATAGTATTCCTTTGGAGAATGTACTATCTCTGAGACTTTATTGTATATTTCTTGCCGACTCAATCTTTCTAATTCTTGGACTTTTTCTGGATCTTCTTCATTACTTTCTTTTTCATCTTTTTCTACTGCAGGAATTGTAGCTTTTGGCTCAAACACAATAATTCTGAATTTAGAACCTCCATATTCTTTATTAAGTTTATCTAATATTACTTCAGTGTTTTTCAGTGTTGTTAA harbors:
- a CDS encoding TIGR00341 family protein, translated to MKLRYIECYVPKHLFSGMDNFLENCEDIIWYSVEETNNFTVIKILTTLKNTEVILDKLNKEYGGSKFRIIVFEPKATIPAVEKDEKESNEEDPEKVQELERLSRQEIYNKVSEIVHSPKEYYLMVILSTIVAVIGIWKNDVAIIIASMIIAPLLSPNMALSFSMAIADRDLAKKSLKDLILGIGLVIILSVFLGHILPISIKNPQIISRMNLGIEDIIIALCAGIVGALSVVSDIPSVVVGVMIAVALLPPLVVFGLTIGSGYFIESIPILMLFLINIICINLSSSVIFAIYGISPYKLWDKEEAKKLTIFSILVWCILLIVAVVIIYIYISIFNFLTLFEIII